The following are from one region of the Syngnathus typhle isolate RoL2023-S1 ecotype Sweden linkage group LG22, RoL_Styp_1.0, whole genome shotgun sequence genome:
- the LOC133146235 gene encoding arachidonate 12-lipoxygenase, 12R-type-like encodes MTETTGTYTTQTSSSLGKVLLVKVEKSQRFPFLESEWFCTLFPCHQWLSNNEVVELRGGKFSEYVSEHWKEDDFYGPQFLNGVNPCSIKRCSELPSNFPVSEESVKPFLEDGSTFANEMKMGNIFLYDQKILSGIPGKLYHGEELLVPAPVCLLYVNPEKKTGAHRDPGSSQSNGTAAQSVFRRGSLLR; translated from the exons ATGACCGAGACG ACTGGGACGTACACCACCCAAACCAGTTCGTCTCTGGGGAAAGTTCTCTTGGTGAAGGTGGAGAAAAGCCAACGTTTTCCTTTCCTCGAAAGCGAGTGGTTCTGCACGCTTTTCCCGTGTCACCAATGGCTTTCTAATAACGAGGTCGTGGAGCTGAGAGGGGGCAAATTTTCAG AGTACGTTTCCGAGCACTGGAAGGAAGACGACTTTTATGGACCCCAGTTCCTGAATGGTGTCAACCCCTGTTCCATCAAACGCTGTTCAGAACTTCCATCAAATTTTCCCGTCAGCGAGGAATCGGTGAAGCCATTCCTAGAGGACGGAAGCACGTTTGCCAATGAAATGAAG ATGGGGAACATATTCCTCTACGACCAGAAGATTCTGAGTGGAATACCCGGTAAACTCTATCACGGGGAGGAACTCCTAGTTCCCGCCCCTGTCTGTCTCTTGTACGTGAACCCTGAGAAAAAAACTGGTGCCCATCGCGATCCAGGTAGTTCGCAGAGCAACGGTACCGCCGCTCAGTCAGTGTTCCGACGTGGTTCGCTCTTGCGGTAG
- the LOC133146236 gene encoding polyunsaturated fatty acid lipoxygenase ALOX12-like: MFVPNGSLLLRKPSPTTKGQTSMATILETLPNIGESVKTVVLLYVLAQDYLDSVPLGSYPEERFQEPEVKLMMMKFQADLSNLSNVIKARNAKLEVPCTSLDPSQLDSSIMK; encoded by the exons ATGTTTGTCCCCAACGGCTCCTTACTGTTGCGCAAGCCGTCTCCAACCACCAAAGGACAAACCAGCATGGCGACCATTTTGGAGACGCTCCCGAACATCGGCGAGTCAGTCAAGACAGTCGTGCTTCTGTACGTGCTCGCACAGGACTACTTGGATTCT GTTCCGCTGGGTTCCTATCCTGAGGAACGATTCCAGGAGCCCGAAGTCaagctgatgatgatgaagttTCAAGCAGACTTGTCCAACCTTAGCAATGTTATCAAGGCCAGAAACGCTAAGCTTGAAGTGCCGTGTACAAGTTTGGATCCGAGTCAATTAGACAGCAGCATTATGAAGTAA